A genomic region of Metopolophium dirhodum isolate CAU chromosome 1, ASM1992520v1, whole genome shotgun sequence contains the following coding sequences:
- the LOC132934135 gene encoding uncharacterized protein LOC132934135 translates to MSRNKTTCDENRPTAEFDRFEFRGGRLIVGCKCTRNDGMQHECERLKCMADRPPCLTYPAATCLPSRPCPPRPPHLTQDNGHRDDSRAESQASHQPVDGGGGNGGSVGGGTGVVGTGVGGTGGERSAGRDARYRPFNSRRMRKWASDQYDDRPALRKFFRPCRVHCEQFRPATDICARDVKAKVIL, encoded by the coding sequence ATGTCGAGAAATAAAACGACCTGTGACGAAAACCGGCCGACCGCCGAATTCGACCGGTTTGAGTTCCGGGGCGGCCGGCTGATCGTCGGCTGCAAGTGTACCAGGAACGACGGGATGCAGCACGAATGCGAGCGACTGAAGTGCATGGCCGACCGGCCGCCGTGTTTAACGTACCCGGCAGCCACTTGCCTTCCCAGCCGGCCGTGTCCGCCGCGGCCACCACATCTTACTCAGGACAACGGCCACCGTGACGACAGCCGTGCCGAGTCGCAGGCGTCGCATCAGCCGGTTGACGGTGGTGGTGGTAACGGTGGCAGCGTTGGCGGTGGTACCGGCGTCGTAGGGACCGGCGTCGGAGGGACCGGCGGCGAGCGCTCGGCGGGACGTGACGCGCGTTACCGACCTTTCAACTCGCGTCGCATGCGAAAGTGGGCTTCCGATCAATACGACGACCGTCCCGCCCTCAGAAAGTTTTTCCGACCGTGCCGCGTCCACTGTGAGCAATTCCGGCCGGCCACTGACATCTGTGCACGAGACGTCAAGGCGAaagtgattttataa